One window of Lytechinus variegatus isolate NC3 chromosome 2, Lvar_3.0, whole genome shotgun sequence genomic DNA carries:
- the LOC121407947 gene encoding terminal nucleotidyltransferase 4A-like translates to MDPRVTWYQPEQLGRATDLWTQIFDSATLTEELQNFHVGDSMSKGGTGSPSPNSRSGAGTRTAPDYIPLNGDNTSHSRKKKGANGFIFGDRQETINRKRKDNLASTYDWNHSGKLRNGGTPWRMPSQRYCGIIGLHHEIIDFYHFMLPRYEEHHMRREVVQRIQGIVRSIWPKAKVEIYGSTRTMLYLPTSDIDLVLFGDIGESPFFRLGNELEKSGIAEQGSIKVLDKASVPIVKLTDNVTKVRVDISFNMQTGTDCAKLIEEFICQFPSLPFMVFALKQFLLQRDLNEVWTGGISSYSLILMIVSFLQLHAPPEPENLGVLLIEFFELYGNNFNYFKTGISVNDGGYYFSKEDAQRTMTQGYRTSMLCIEDPLNPGQDITKNSYGFMSVKQAFHYAYRVLCQAAIPHIDQEDETDSILGRIIRVTDEVVAYRQWVQQHWYHKVAHLIPPAMIPSIHYLHMVAMNQLPLPDNTAMRIDNQSNQQQQQQQQKQGNNNNNPTTLNNNNLSARTTTPTTSCSSPSPIPSEEGGVDKSVTLAGQGLNELRTESTTTTTTVTTTSTPTQLEKVAGPEQVQLSPESPPVIGIPTSSESDVNSTGTLSSPSSHDDLSSCSDAESEHSSASSKDSGDSMMKSLPLPLPPPPGRHINATVTVTSTSMMTPSIIVSSSTSQRTATPPIIKPSAVLLASSTNTTVTGVASKPKPSNKDSDVLKSVSVSSVVVTHRSEAQVAPTTSTVSTTSSPSVTKVLPATTTVTSIQQPVTSRTYRNKSHQYNSQQQQQSSGKYRSSSASSSNNNNTTGNGSASGGKRLKRRHKQNSAPANR, encoded by the exons ATGGATCCAAGGGTGACTTGGTACCAACCTGAACAACTTGGTAGAGCCACCGATCTCTGGACCCAGATATTCGACAGCGCAACATTGACAGAAGAACTGCAAAATTTTCACGTTGGCGATAGCATGAGCAAAGGTGGGACTGGCAGCCCTTCCCCCAACTCTCGGAGCGGTGCAGGCACTCGAACTGCGCCAGATTACATTCCTCTGAACGGAGACAATACATCACATTCAAGAAAGAAGAAGGGAGCAAACGGCTTTATATTTGGTGACAGACAGGAAACTATCAACAGAAAAAGGAAGGATAATCTAGCAAGTACATACGATTGGAATCATTCTGGAAAATTAAGAAATGGGGGAACACCATGGCGAATGCCAAGCCAGCGGTACTGCGGAATCATTGG aTTGCATCATGAGATAATTgacttttatcattttatgctcCCTCGTTATGAGGAGCATCATATGAGGAGAGAAGTAGTGCAGAGAATACAAGGAATTGTCAGATCAATATGGCCCAAAGCAAAG gTGGAGATTTATGGGAGCACACGAACAATGCTGTATCTTCCTACTAG TGACATTGACTTGGTCCTCTTTGGTGATATCGGTGAAAGTCCATTCTTCAGACTTGGCAATGAGCTGGAGAAAAGTGGAATCGCTGAACAAGGAAGCATCAAAGTTTTGGACAAGGCATCG GTTCCAATAGTGAAGTTGACAGATAATGTCACCAAAGTTCGTGTTGACATCAGCTTCAACATGCAAACAGGGACTGACTGTGCCAAACTTATTGAG gagttcATCTGTCAGTTTCCTAGCCTGCCTTTCATGGTGTTTGCACTGAAGCAATTCCTTCTTCAAAGAGACCTCAATGAAGTTTGGACAGGTGGTATCAGCTCATACAGCCTCATCCTCATGATTGTCAGTTTCCTCCAG TTGCATGCACCACCAGAGCCTGAAAACCTTGGAGTACTCCTGATTGAGTTCTTTGAGCTGTATGGTAATAACTTCAACTACTTCAAGACAGGCATCAGTGTGAACGATGGAGGTTACTACTTCTCTAAGGAGGATGCCCAGCGGACTATGACTCAGGGTTACCGCACATCTATGCTATGTATCGAGGATCCACTCAACCCAG GTCAGGACATCACCAAGAACTCTTATGGATTTATGTCTGTGAAGCAGGCCTTCCACTATGCCTATAGGGTTCTATGTCAAGCTGCAATACCTCACATAGATCAGGAGGATGAAACAGACAG CATCCTTGGTCGTATCATCCGCGTGACAGATGAGGTGGTTGCCTATCGTCAGTGGGTCCAGCAGCATTGGTATCACAAGGTAGCTCACCTTATACCACCTGCCATGATCCCAAGCATACATTACCTTCATATGGTTGCTATGAACCAACTACCACTTCCAGACAACACTGCCATGAGGATAGACAACCAAAGTAACcagcaacagcagcaacaacaacaaaagcaaggaaacaacaataataaccCCACAACTCTGAATAACAATAATTTGAGTGCAAGGACTACCACGCCCACCACAAGTTGTTCCTCCCCTTCCCCGATACCTTCGGAGGAAGGGGGCGTGGACAAGAGTGTTACCCTGGCTGGCCAGGGTTTGAATGAACTCAGGACCGAGTCGACCACCACTACCACAACCGTTACCACCACAAGCACCCCAACTCAGTTGGAGAAAGTTGCTGGTCCTGAGCAGGTGCAGCTTTCCCCCGAGAGCCCTCCTGTCATTGGGATCCCGACGAGTTCCGAATCCGATGTCAACTCAACTGGAACATTGTCTTCACCTTCCTCACACGATGATCTTTCAAGCTGCAGTGATGCT GAATCGGAGCATTCGTCTGCTTCTTCAAAGGATAGTGGAGATAGCATGATGAAGAGCCTGCCACTACCCCTGCCTCCTCCTCCTGGACGTCATATCAATGCCACAGTAACAGTCACCAGCACCAGTATGATGACACCGTCTATCATCGTATCAAGTTCAACATCACAACGTACAGCTACTCCACCCATTATCAAACCATCGGCAGTGTTGCTAGCAAGTAGTACCAATACCACCGTCACAGGGGTCGCTTCAAAGCCCAAGCCTTCCAACAAGGACAGCGATGTGTTGAAGAGCGTGAGCGTCAGCAGCGTAGTGGTCACGCACAGGAGTGAAGCGCAGGTTGCGCCGACGACCTCCACCGTATCCACCACGTCGTCTCCTTCTGTGACGAAGGTGCTCCCGGCCACGACGACGGTCACAAGCATTCAGCAACCTGTCACTTCAAGGACTTATCGCAACAAGAGCCACCAGTATAACtctcagcagcagcagcagagcAGTGGCAAGTACCGCAGTTCATCTGCCAGCAGCTCAAACAACAATAATACCACAGGGAATGGCAGTGCCAGCGGAGGAAAGAGATTAAAACGCAGGCATAAACAGAACAGCGCTCCTgcaaatcggtga